One window from the genome of Streptomyces sp. WZ-12 encodes:
- a CDS encoding MarR family winged helix-turn-helix transcriptional regulator yields MTTDPEAQALAERQLCGLVNGMAQQISEHIRRRAATLGLTAPQAVALRELAGPMTMRELAARMTCEPSNTTFVVDKLEKQELIERRAHPTDRRAKQLVLTPRGVELRERLLALLDAESPLAALSREEKGALQRLLQRAMTHPPKGE; encoded by the coding sequence ATGACCACCGACCCGGAGGCGCAGGCCCTCGCGGAGCGCCAACTGTGCGGCCTGGTGAACGGGATGGCCCAGCAGATCTCCGAGCACATCCGCCGGCGTGCCGCCACGTTGGGCCTCACCGCGCCCCAGGCCGTCGCGCTGCGCGAGTTGGCCGGGCCGATGACCATGCGGGAGCTGGCCGCGCGGATGACCTGCGAGCCCTCCAACACCACCTTCGTCGTCGACAAGCTGGAGAAGCAGGAGCTGATCGAGCGCCGCGCGCACCCCACCGACCGCCGCGCCAAGCAACTGGTCCTCACCCCGCGGGGCGTCGAGCTCCGCGAGCGGCTGCTGGCGCTGCTCGACGCGGAATCCCCGCTCGCCGCGCTGAGCCGGGAGGAGAAGGGTGCCCTCCAGCGCCTGCTGCAACGGGCGATGACGCACCCGCCGAAGGGGGAGTAG
- a CDS encoding DUF4189 domain-containing protein: MTADRTPTVDHATLTLGRQLGQGGQGTVYEVPHKKINQAHGDGWDVVYKEYRAEVLPQLDAAALAARVALLGELDATDGRWLCEKTAWPAAVVERGGNACGFLMRAVPDRFRFTLRSLHGSSGTRRLANLEYLLNEDGYVAGIGLSISERDRLLLLADLAATLDRFHRIGITVGDLSPKNLLFTTAPRPECFLIDSDAMGLRGTTVLPQAETPDWQVPNGEERATRAGDVHKLGLLAVRLFAREQTTTDPAALAGLSAALGDLARASHRPDPAQRPTPSQWAEQLTAASATASTLPAKGAPTRRRAGRPGGPPPPRPRTPNRPPGQASGPGTTPSATKPPARAAAAGLIVAAVAVLVALLIPHGNDSSDTNANSSSTYTTSHADTPTGTEPAWMHTTPYTPATTYAPTTYAPPGTYSPPPYTYSPVPYPTTAPAVPPPPPPDYFGAIAVGTDGGYGTAWNYHSMSGASQGALSRCSSYSTGCKVLTAFENKCGAFAYNSATRQYWGGSGATRAEAESNAISHAGGGRWITSVCTTGS, translated from the coding sequence ATGACCGCGGACCGCACCCCCACCGTCGACCACGCCACGCTCACCCTGGGCCGCCAACTCGGCCAGGGCGGCCAGGGCACGGTGTACGAGGTGCCGCACAAGAAGATCAACCAGGCGCACGGCGACGGCTGGGACGTCGTCTACAAGGAGTACCGCGCCGAGGTACTGCCCCAACTCGACGCCGCCGCGCTCGCCGCGCGGGTGGCGCTGCTCGGCGAACTGGACGCCACGGACGGCCGCTGGCTGTGCGAGAAGACCGCCTGGCCGGCGGCCGTCGTCGAACGCGGCGGCAACGCCTGCGGCTTCCTGATGCGCGCCGTCCCCGACCGCTTCCGCTTCACCCTGCGGAGTCTGCACGGAAGTTCGGGCACCCGCCGACTGGCGAACCTGGAGTACCTCCTCAACGAGGACGGCTACGTCGCCGGCATCGGTCTGAGCATCAGCGAACGGGACCGGCTCCTGCTGCTGGCCGACCTGGCGGCCACGCTCGACCGCTTCCACCGGATCGGCATCACGGTCGGCGACCTCTCCCCCAAGAACCTGCTGTTCACCACCGCCCCCAGGCCCGAGTGCTTCCTCATCGACAGCGACGCCATGGGCCTGCGGGGCACCACCGTGCTGCCCCAGGCGGAGACGCCCGACTGGCAGGTCCCGAACGGCGAGGAGAGGGCCACCCGGGCCGGCGACGTCCACAAGCTGGGCCTGCTCGCGGTCCGGCTGTTCGCCCGCGAGCAGACCACCACCGATCCCGCCGCCCTGGCCGGACTGAGCGCCGCGCTGGGCGACTTGGCCCGCGCCAGTCACCGTCCGGACCCGGCCCAACGGCCGACGCCGTCCCAATGGGCCGAGCAGCTCACCGCGGCCAGCGCCACCGCCTCCACCCTCCCCGCCAAGGGCGCGCCCACCCGGCGCCGGGCCGGACGCCCCGGCGGGCCCCCGCCGCCCCGCCCGCGGACGCCCAACCGGCCGCCCGGCCAGGCATCCGGCCCGGGCACCACACCCTCCGCCACGAAGCCCCCGGCCCGTGCGGCGGCCGCCGGCCTCATCGTCGCCGCCGTGGCCGTGCTCGTCGCGCTGCTCATCCCGCACGGCAACGACTCGTCCGACACCAACGCCAACTCCTCGTCCACGTACACCACTTCGCACGCCGACACCCCGACCGGCACCGAGCCGGCGTGGATGCACACCACGCCCTACACCCCCGCCACGACGTACGCCCCGACGACCTACGCGCCCCCGGGCACCTACTCCCCGCCCCCCTACACCTACTCCCCCGTGCCCTATCCGACGACCGCCCCGGCCGTGCCCCCGCCGCCCCCGCCGGACTACTTCGGCGCCATCGCCGTGGGAACCGACGGCGGCTACGGCACGGCCTGGAACTACCACTCCATGAGCGGCGCCAGTCAGGGTGCACTGTCCAGATGTTCCAGCTACAGCACCGGCTGCAAGGTCCTGACGGCGTTCGAGAACAAGTGCGGCGCCTTCGCCTACAACTCCGCAACCCGCCAATACTGGGGCGGTAGCGGCGCCACCCGGGCCGAGGCCGAATCCAACGCCATCTCCCATGCCGGCGGCGGGCGTTGGATCACCTCGGTGTGCACCACGGGCTCCTGA
- a CDS encoding vWA domain-containing protein: MAEARGVLLPAYVLADESGSMGPYQSELSGGLISLCEGLRAEPMIAAKLRLAILGFSDDVQVRLAVADMRTETTLPKVVIRGLTNYEAVFDDLLARIPSDVQWLRGEGYKVHRPVVFFLSDGQPTDGGSWRGPHARLIDKSQTPTAPNIVACGIGDAQPATMVEVATRPEFAFVAKPGTDIGQAVAEFFHALTSSLVASGHALSSGSPQLVVNRPDQFTMAIDEVGQ, from the coding sequence ATGGCTGAGGCGAGGGGTGTGTTGCTGCCGGCCTATGTGCTGGCCGACGAGTCCGGTTCGATGGGCCCGTACCAGAGTGAGCTGTCCGGCGGTCTGATCTCGCTGTGCGAGGGGCTGCGGGCCGAGCCGATGATCGCGGCCAAGCTGCGACTGGCGATCCTGGGATTCTCCGACGACGTGCAGGTCCGGCTCGCGGTGGCGGACATGCGCACGGAGACCACCCTGCCGAAGGTGGTCATCCGGGGCCTGACCAACTACGAGGCGGTCTTCGACGACCTGTTGGCCCGGATTCCGTCCGATGTGCAGTGGCTGCGCGGCGAGGGCTACAAGGTGCACCGCCCGGTGGTGTTCTTCCTCAGCGACGGGCAGCCGACCGACGGCGGGAGTTGGCGGGGCCCGCACGCCAGGCTGATCGACAAGTCCCAGACACCGACCGCGCCCAACATCGTCGCCTGCGGCATCGGCGACGCCCAGCCCGCCACCATGGTCGAGGTGGCGACCCGCCCGGAGTTCGCCTTCGTGGCCAAGCCCGGGACCGACATCGGCCAGGCGGTCGCCGAGTTCTTCCATGCGCTCACCTCCAGCCTGGTCGCCTCGGGCCACGCCCTGAGCTCGGGCAGCCCGCAGTTGGTGGTGAACCGCCCGGACCAATTCACCATGGCCATCGACGAGGTGGGGCAGTGA
- a CDS encoding CAP domain-containing protein — translation MGATSCPPRASWPASPCFRSPHTSRPTRHSPPPWASHQLRAPRPPRPPLRPRRPATCLARPRRPATPRGPLPTTEPPPRHPRPTPAARPPRQPPSPVRHCSSPWPPSPPCGGAPRHPTNAHAPAPKPTPTPERTLPPPSPRHPPLPPPPRPAPPPPPQLLRPHPPASPTPTPPDLEEQVTALVNRQRAQAGCGPLRIDPRLHNAAQQHSADMAARNYYEHVSPDGVGPDARITAAGYEWSRWGENLDRGPASPAAVVDDWMGDPPHRDNLLDCKFTAVGIGIVHGSQGPWWTQDLAAPR, via the coding sequence ATTGGCGCGACCTCCTGCCCGCCGAGGGCCTCCTGGCCGGCCTCGCCATGCTTCCGCTCCCCGCACACCTCACGCCCCACCCGGCACTCCCCACCGCCCTGGGCCTCTCACCAACTCCGGGCACCACGACCACCTCGACCTCCGCTACGGCCCCGGCGCCCGGCGACGTGCCTGGCCCGCCCCCGACGCCCGGCAACGCCCCGGGGTCCGCTCCCCACCACGGAACCGCCCCCTCGGCACCCCCGCCCCACCCCCGCCGCCCGTCCCCCAAGGCAACCGCCGTCGCCGGTACGGCACTGCTCCTCGCCCTGGCCGCCGTCGCCGCCCTGTGGTGGCGCCCCCAGGCACCCCACAAACGCGCACGCCCCCGCCCCCAAACCCACCCCCACCCCAGAACGCACCCTGCCCCCACCCTCACCGCGACACCCCCCACTCCCACCCCCACCCCGTCCCGCACCACCACCCCCACCCCAACTCCTACGCCCACACCCCCCCGCTTCCCCTACCCCCACCCCACCCGACCTCGAAGAACAAGTCACCGCACTCGTCAACCGCCAACGCGCACAGGCCGGTTGCGGCCCGCTCCGCATCGACCCGCGACTCCACAACGCGGCCCAACAGCACTCCGCCGACATGGCGGCCCGCAACTACTACGAGCACGTCTCACCGGACGGCGTCGGCCCCGACGCACGCATCACCGCCGCCGGATACGAGTGGAGCCGCTGGGGCGAGAACCTCGACCGCGGCCCGGCGAGCCCCGCCGCGGTGGTGGATGACTGGATGGGCGACCCCCCGCACCGCGACAACCTGCTCGACTGCAAGTTCACCGCGGTAGGCATCGGCATCGTCCACGGATCCCAAGGCCCCTGGTGGACCCAAGACCTGGCCGCACCACGCTGA
- a CDS encoding TetR/AcrR family transcriptional regulator: protein MSAIEGARARARREVTAAIKDEARRQLATEGAAKLSLRAVARELGMVSSALYRYFPSRDDLLTALIIDAYDAVGGAAERALARADAAPLARWTAVCRAVRRWALAHPHEYALIYGSPVPGYAAPQDTTGPAARVGLALIRVVEDAHAAGACPAPDGPPLPQKVLADAERLRKTLGVRLPAPVLVGAAAAWAELFGLVSFELFGQFDRVIDARDAFFERAVTRLAGNVGLSTPEGSGA, encoded by the coding sequence ATGAGTGCCATCGAGGGAGCGCGCGCACGCGCACGCAGGGAAGTCACCGCGGCGATCAAGGACGAGGCCCGCCGACAGCTCGCCACCGAGGGGGCGGCCAAGCTGTCGCTGCGCGCCGTGGCCCGCGAACTCGGCATGGTCTCCTCCGCGCTGTACCGGTACTTCCCCAGCCGGGACGACCTGCTCACCGCGTTGATCATCGACGCCTACGACGCGGTGGGCGGGGCCGCCGAACGCGCCCTCGCCCGGGCCGACGCCGCGCCCCTGGCCCGTTGGACCGCGGTCTGCCGCGCCGTCCGCCGCTGGGCGCTCGCGCACCCGCACGAGTACGCGCTCATCTACGGCTCGCCCGTGCCTGGTTACGCCGCACCCCAGGACACCACCGGACCCGCGGCCCGCGTCGGCCTGGCCCTGATCCGCGTGGTCGAGGACGCGCACGCCGCCGGCGCCTGCCCCGCGCCGGACGGCCCGCCGCTCCCGCAGAAGGTCCTCGCCGACGCCGAGCGACTGCGCAAGACCCTCGGGGTACGGCTGCCCGCCCCCGTCCTGGTGGGGGCCGCCGCCGCCTGGGCCGAGCTCTTCGGCCTGGTGAGCTTCGAGCTCTTCGGCCAGTTCGACCGGGTCATCGATGCGCGCGACGCCTTCTTCGAACGCGCCGTCACCCGACTCGCCGGCAACGTCGGCCTGTCCACCCCCGAGGGGTCGGGCGCCTAG
- a CDS encoding SigE family RNA polymerase sigma factor codes for MRQGRAEECAEFAVARAGHLYRSACLLTAGDTHLAEDLVQETLGRLYARWGRVSRAENPAAYAQTVLTRTFLAHQRRRSSTERTMDVLPDRPDATGGDTALRLTLLDALRQLPAKDRAVVVLRYWEDRSIAETADVLNASSAAVRTRCVRALGRLRELLGEDLGAYAHH; via the coding sequence ATGAGACAGGGCCGCGCGGAAGAGTGCGCGGAGTTCGCGGTGGCGCGGGCCGGGCATCTCTACCGGTCCGCGTGCCTGCTGACAGCCGGCGATACGCACCTTGCGGAGGATCTGGTGCAGGAGACGCTGGGCCGGTTGTACGCGCGGTGGGGGCGGGTCAGCCGGGCCGAGAATCCCGCCGCGTACGCGCAGACCGTGCTCACCCGGACCTTCCTCGCCCACCAGCGGCGCCGCAGCAGCACGGAGCGCACGATGGACGTGTTGCCCGATCGCCCGGACGCGACGGGTGGTGACACGGCACTGCGGCTCACCCTGCTCGACGCGCTCAGGCAACTGCCGGCCAAGGACCGGGCGGTGGTCGTCCTGCGCTACTGGGAGGACCGGTCGATCGCCGAGACCGCCGACGTGCTCAACGCCAGTTCGGCCGCGGTGCGTACCCGATGCGTGCGCGCGCTGGGACGACTTCGGGAACTGCTCGGCGAGGACCTCGGGGCGTATGCCCACCACTGA
- a CDS encoding restriction endonuclease: MRRRAREWTFTRFAAIVLAVVVLATLAREHPVSAGVFGVLAVVVVLGLLVWSGRLRLRSPGGVGPRRDVTHTLAAYQHMTGAQFEHAIADLARRDPGVRSVTVSGGANDRGLDVLVVLRDGRRIAVQCKRYGERNRVGAPAIYTANGTYSDFHRCDAAVIVTTSRFTRDAEVANASLPAPLRLIDGRGLARWVAGGRPPWG; encoded by the coding sequence GTGCGGCGCCGTGCGCGCGAGTGGACGTTCACCCGGTTCGCCGCGATCGTGCTGGCCGTCGTCGTGCTCGCGACGCTGGCTCGCGAACATCCCGTCAGTGCGGGGGTGTTCGGGGTGCTGGCGGTCGTGGTCGTGCTGGGCCTGCTCGTGTGGAGCGGTCGGCTTCGGTTGCGGAGTCCCGGGGGCGTCGGGCCGCGGCGGGACGTGACGCATACCCTCGCCGCCTATCAGCACATGACCGGCGCCCAGTTCGAGCACGCCATCGCCGATCTTGCGCGCCGCGATCCCGGCGTCCGGTCCGTCACGGTTTCCGGTGGCGCCAACGACCGGGGGCTGGACGTCCTCGTCGTGCTGCGGGACGGTCGACGGATCGCCGTGCAGTGCAAGCGGTACGGCGAACGCAATCGGGTCGGTGCCCCCGCGATCTATACGGCGAACGGGACGTACAGCGACTTCCACCGCTGCGACGCCGCGGTGATCGTCACGACCTCGCGGTTCACCCGTGACGCCGAGGTCGCCAACGCCTCGCTCCCCGCGCCGCTCCGTCTGATCGACGGGCGCGGGCTGGCTCGTTGGGTCGCCGGCGGCCGCCCGCCCTGGGGCTGA
- a CDS encoding MBL fold metallo-hydrolase, translated as MSTSAPSQDERLRRPATRRSLRLGETTVTYLPDGTAQLIPRRWLPDTTDAVWAAHPEYLDATGNLAAGVGGLLVERDGRALLIDAGLGPLSPAPDSDRPVGALHGGALLDSLAAHGRAASDIEAVAFTHLHPDHIGWAWHPAPGDDRPAFTHADYLVTEPEWHQRHLLEAHGIDDRILSALAPRVRTVTDGEEVFPGVHVMFLTGHTAGHAVYVISSGGQRLIAFGDALHSPIQVDHPEWSVAVDHDPALAADARRQLLAELREPDTLGFGIHFADVVFGRVGPVGERPAWRPLDD; from the coding sequence ATGAGCACTTCCGCCCCGAGCCAGGACGAACGACTGCGCCGACCCGCCACCCGCCGCTCGCTGCGGCTCGGCGAGACGACGGTGACGTACCTGCCCGACGGCACCGCACAACTGATCCCGCGCCGCTGGCTCCCGGACACCACCGACGCGGTGTGGGCCGCCCATCCCGAATACCTCGACGCCACCGGCAACTTGGCGGCCGGCGTCGGCGGGCTCCTCGTGGAGCGGGACGGCCGCGCCCTGTTGATCGACGCCGGCCTCGGGCCGCTGTCGCCCGCGCCCGATTCCGACCGACCGGTGGGCGCGTTGCACGGCGGCGCGCTGCTGGACAGCCTCGCCGCCCACGGCCGGGCCGCGTCGGACATCGAAGCGGTGGCCTTCACCCACCTCCACCCCGACCACATCGGCTGGGCCTGGCACCCCGCCCCGGGCGACGACCGCCCGGCCTTCACACACGCCGACTACCTGGTCACCGAGCCCGAGTGGCACCAGCGCCACCTCCTCGAAGCACACGGCATCGACGACCGGATACTCTCCGCGCTGGCGCCCCGCGTGCGGACCGTGACGGACGGAGAGGAGGTCTTCCCCGGCGTCCACGTCATGTTCCTGACCGGCCACACGGCCGGGCACGCGGTCTACGTCATCTCCTCGGGCGGGCAGCGGCTGATCGCCTTCGGCGACGCCCTGCACTCGCCGATCCAGGTGGACCACCCGGAGTGGTCGGTGGCCGTCGACCACGACCCCGCCCTGGCCGCCGACGCCCGCCGCCAACTCCTCGCCGAGCTCCGCGAGCCGGACACCCTGGGCTTCGGCATCCACTTCGCGGACGTGGTGTTCGGCCGGGTCGGACCGGTCGGCGAGCGCCCTGCCTGGCGCCCGCTCGACGACTGA
- a CDS encoding CAP domain-containing protein: MEQHDGLGAGPQRDASGAGAGHPADAATAHRRHAATRPARRRSEKNGGNHRAGAGRSGTKAAALAVGALVVTGAGLTLIWPGSGADQALAADPSTPARPVAAVPSAPSTPSSTWHSPRRHKPSSPTASASASATGQHEDGRTPPETNAPEERAHPTPQATTYPNRGTASGTGRATSPSGSRAATGTAAQFARKVLELVNAQRARAGCAPLTVDRRIQAAAQAHSDDMAARNYYSHDTPEGVDPGTRMTNAGFHWQSWAENIFKSPKDPATAVDGWMNSPGHRANILNCSYKSTGVGVNLSSNGPWWTQDFATGS; the protein is encoded by the coding sequence ATGGAGCAGCACGATGGCCTCGGCGCCGGACCGCAGCGCGACGCGTCGGGCGCCGGCGCCGGCCACCCCGCCGACGCGGCGACCGCACACCGGCGTCATGCCGCCACCCGTCCCGCCCGCCGCCGGTCGGAGAAGAACGGCGGGAACCACCGCGCCGGCGCCGGCCGTTCGGGGACGAAGGCGGCAGCGCTGGCGGTGGGGGCCCTCGTCGTCACGGGTGCCGGGCTGACGCTGATATGGCCCGGATCCGGTGCGGACCAGGCGCTCGCGGCCGATCCGTCCACGCCGGCACGACCCGTCGCAGCCGTTCCGTCCGCCCCGTCGACGCCGAGCAGCACCTGGCACTCTCCGCGCCGCCACAAGCCGTCGTCGCCGACCGCCTCCGCGTCCGCTTCCGCCACCGGGCAGCACGAGGACGGACGCACCCCGCCCGAGACGAACGCCCCCGAGGAGCGCGCGCACCCGACCCCCCAAGCGACGACTTACCCGAACCGCGGCACCGCCTCCGGAACGGGCCGCGCCACGTCCCCGTCCGGTTCGCGGGCCGCTACCGGTACCGCCGCGCAGTTCGCCCGCAAGGTCCTGGAACTGGTCAACGCCCAGCGCGCCCGGGCCGGTTGCGCGCCGCTGACCGTGGACCGGCGCATCCAGGCCGCGGCCCAGGCACACTCCGACGACATGGCCGCCCGCAACTACTACTCCCACGACACCCCGGAGGGCGTCGACCCGGGTACCCGCATGACCAACGCGGGCTTCCACTGGCAGAGTTGGGCCGAGAACATCTTCAAGAGCCCCAAGGACCCGGCCACGGCGGTGGACGGTTGGATGAACAGTCCCGGGCACCGCGCCAACATCCTCAACTGCTCCTACAAGTCCACCGGCGTGGGCGTCAACCTCAGCTCCAACGGCCCCTGGTGGACACAGGACTTCGCGACCGGGTCCTGA
- a CDS encoding protein phosphatase 2C domain-containing protein, with translation MTPPAGEGPTTAHHTPRRQAPPVPATSEPPPWQRVTVGEPGPEFEARPPGQYAFEFPDTECDGWSTHLFALRFATVRGAKHRYYRQPRQDAARAAAHESTGGVAFAVADGVSSASSSELGAVEACRAALERMLHLASASERRLDFRDVAEHAATRLRELAKWRLNGREPEPGEVAGLYATTLVAGVARPEPAGPVVELFRIGDSCAWILDLTTGRYRELFGSKTGSAAPLVSNEVTPLPHVPDPPEHARVQLTAHQVLLVGTDGFSDPLGDGDGQVGALFARHLAAPPAPAWLAHLLDFSRETFDDDRTLLAVWPRGTAAPR, from the coding sequence GTGACCCCTCCCGCCGGCGAGGGCCCCACGACGGCGCACCACACTCCGCGCCGCCAGGCACCGCCCGTACCGGCCACCTCCGAGCCCCCGCCCTGGCAACGCGTCACGGTGGGCGAACCAGGCCCCGAGTTCGAGGCCCGGCCCCCGGGCCAGTACGCCTTCGAATTCCCCGACACCGAATGTGACGGCTGGTCAACTCACCTTTTCGCACTGCGCTTTGCCACCGTCCGGGGCGCAAAGCACCGCTACTACCGACAGCCGCGGCAGGACGCCGCCCGTGCCGCGGCGCACGAGTCGACCGGCGGCGTCGCCTTCGCCGTCGCGGACGGCGTCTCCAGCGCCAGCAGCTCCGAGCTCGGCGCCGTCGAGGCGTGCCGGGCCGCCCTGGAACGGATGCTCCACCTGGCTTCCGCGTCCGAGCGGCGACTGGACTTCCGGGACGTGGCCGAGCACGCCGCGACACGCCTCCGCGAGCTGGCGAAGTGGCGGCTGAACGGGCGGGAGCCCGAGCCGGGCGAGGTGGCGGGCCTGTACGCGACGACGTTGGTGGCCGGCGTCGCGCGCCCCGAACCGGCGGGCCCGGTGGTCGAGCTGTTCCGCATCGGGGACTCGTGTGCCTGGATCCTGGACCTGACCACCGGGCGGTACCGGGAGCTGTTCGGCTCCAAGACCGGCTCGGCCGCTCCGCTGGTGTCCAACGAGGTCACCCCGCTGCCCCACGTCCCCGATCCGCCCGAGCACGCCCGCGTCCAACTCACCGCACACCAGGTGCTGTTGGTCGGCACGGACGGCTTCTCGGACCCGCTCGGCGACGGCGACGGCCAGGTGGGCGCGCTCTTCGCCCGCCACCTCGCCGCCCCGCCCGCGCCCGCCTGGCTCGCGCACCTGTTGGACTTCTCCCGGGAGACCTTCGACGACGACCGGACCCTGCTGGCGGTCTGGCCGCGCGGCACGGCGGCCCCGCGATGA
- a CDS encoding nitroreductase family deazaflavin-dependent oxidoreductase, whose amino-acid sequence MSAHTADHAITPGWFTINVFNRLVAWFNRRGIGVFGSQELAVRGRKSGEWRCTPVNLLTVDGRHYLVAPRGHVQWTRNLRAAGGGELRLGKATQAFTVTEVSDAEKPVLLRAYLKRWKAQVSAFFDGVGPESPDDELLRIAPKHPVFRLTFTG is encoded by the coding sequence ATGAGTGCACACACCGCCGATCACGCCATCACGCCGGGTTGGTTCACGATCAATGTGTTCAACCGGCTCGTTGCCTGGTTCAACCGGCGCGGGATCGGCGTCTTCGGCTCGCAGGAGTTGGCCGTTCGCGGCCGCAAGAGCGGGGAGTGGCGGTGCACGCCGGTGAACCTGCTCACGGTGGACGGCCGGCACTATCTCGTCGCGCCCCGCGGTCACGTCCAGTGGACGCGCAACCTGCGTGCCGCGGGTGGCGGGGAACTCCGCCTGGGCAAGGCCACGCAGGCGTTCACCGTCACCGAGGTGTCGGACGCCGAGAAGCCCGTGCTGTTGCGCGCCTACCTGAAGCGCTGGAAGGCGCAGGTCAGCGCGTTCTTCGACGGCGTCGGCCCGGAGTCCCCCGACGACGAGTTGCTCCGCATCGCACCGAAGCACCCGGTCTTCCGCCTCACGTTCACCGGCTGA